The following coding sequences are from one Granulicella arctica window:
- a CDS encoding glycosyltransferase produces the protein MHIIVVALGSVGDVHPLLGLSRTFARHGHKVTFCANSIFADAAERCGLRHLPMGTVEEYYADINNPAMWNPRSSLKELWQPLSTRIRPMYDLLLKEIDEDTVIAAHPWAIGARLLQEQYGVPLVTLNVSPAIFFSAKKPPVLKQLPVPGYMPYPVRAALLWAFERGVLDRVCGPDINGLRAELGLPPVKRIMCRWLSSPQGVLALFPAWFAEPQSDWPPNVTLAGFPLFDEADFREIDPELQEFLASGEKPVVFTLGSTLADGFSYYSAAAEALQELGLRGVFIARAETVLPKFPPSILVRSYIPLSKLLPHVRALVHHGGIGTASQAFVAGIPQLVKPHAMDQFDNASNIERLGCGFELKEEKGFDIYPSLKRLLESETIQQNCITVQSRMVSGETAGLKALSVIEAVAKSAVRKLPAELTLTNQ, from the coding sequence TTGCATATTATCGTGGTTGCACTTGGCAGCGTTGGGGATGTACACCCCTTGCTCGGATTGAGCCGTACGTTTGCACGACACGGGCACAAGGTGACATTCTGCGCAAATTCAATCTTTGCTGACGCCGCAGAACGGTGTGGTCTCCGCCACCTTCCGATGGGAACAGTAGAAGAGTATTACGCTGACATTAATAATCCCGCGATGTGGAATCCCCGCAGCTCCTTGAAAGAATTGTGGCAGCCGTTATCAACCAGAATTCGCCCAATGTACGACTTGCTTCTAAAGGAGATCGACGAGGACACGGTTATAGCCGCTCACCCCTGGGCCATTGGCGCAAGACTCTTGCAGGAGCAATACGGCGTGCCGCTTGTCACGCTGAATGTCTCTCCCGCGATATTTTTCTCCGCAAAGAAACCGCCAGTCCTCAAGCAGCTTCCGGTTCCGGGCTACATGCCCTACCCCGTACGGGCAGCTCTGTTATGGGCGTTTGAACGCGGAGTCCTCGATAGGGTCTGTGGGCCCGATATCAATGGTCTGCGTGCAGAATTGGGACTGCCACCAGTCAAACGCATTATGTGCCGTTGGCTATCTTCTCCACAAGGTGTCCTGGCCCTGTTTCCGGCCTGGTTTGCAGAACCCCAGTCAGACTGGCCACCCAACGTCACTCTGGCAGGATTTCCGCTCTTCGACGAGGCAGACTTCCGCGAAATCGATCCGGAGCTACAGGAATTTCTTGCGAGTGGCGAGAAGCCAGTCGTTTTCACTCTGGGGTCCACCTTGGCGGATGGGTTCTCTTATTATTCGGCAGCAGCCGAGGCGTTACAGGAGCTTGGTCTGAGAGGCGTATTTATAGCTCGGGCCGAAACTGTATTACCCAAGTTCCCCCCCAGCATTCTCGTCCGTTCCTATATTCCCTTAAGCAAGCTATTACCGCATGTGAGAGCGTTAGTGCATCATGGTGGTATCGGCACAGCCTCCCAGGCATTCGTAGCAGGCATACCGCAACTGGTTAAGCCGCATGCGATGGATCAGTTTGATAACGCGTCGAACATCGAACGTCTAGGCTGTGGTTTTGAACTTAAGGAAGAGAAGGGGTTTGATATATATCCCTCCCTCAAGCGCCTGCTGGAAAGTGAAACTATTCAACAGAATTGCATCACAGTTCAGTCCAGGATGGTTTCGGGCGAGACCGCAGGCCTAAAGGCTCTTTCTGTGATCGAGGCTGTTGCCAAGTCTGCCGTAAGGAAGCTACCGGCTGAATTGACCCTTACGAACCAGTAA
- a CDS encoding glycosyltransferase family 2 protein: MKSIPGSLAVLFNPTEKHVENLLGLKKLCEMVVAVDNSQRVDLGLHQRMRNLGIHVIVNSNHGGIAGAFNRGMEWLLEKQCDLLFTFDQDSTVSEDFFVKMIEACCSLDHPYFLIGPKIYDTNVDHYIPLLILGEAKVSAKFIFMRDEDQGLIPCTSVISSGCVISAETYRKLGAFREDYFIDYVDADYCFRARSQGVPVFSNTSLTMKHELGDATDHKIGSLDLVQWNYSPPRLYYAARNGLNIAWCYRSSLRSAFLINLMTLSLFLSVLLYENNKLRKMVALIAGVFDGLFGRLGSMDTRQPLITAFCTQTKSRKPAPYKQVKTTL, encoded by the coding sequence ATGAAATCGATCCCAGGCTCGTTGGCGGTTCTGTTCAACCCAACGGAAAAGCATGTCGAAAACCTCCTGGGCCTCAAGAAGCTGTGCGAAATGGTCGTAGCAGTCGACAACTCACAGCGTGTGGATCTCGGGCTTCATCAGCGCATGAGGAATCTCGGCATCCATGTGATCGTCAACTCCAACCATGGAGGCATTGCGGGAGCATTCAATCGAGGGATGGAGTGGCTTCTGGAAAAGCAGTGCGACCTGCTCTTCACCTTCGATCAGGATTCGACCGTCTCGGAGGACTTCTTTGTTAAGATGATCGAGGCTTGCTGTAGCCTCGATCATCCATACTTTCTGATCGGCCCCAAGATCTACGACACCAACGTCGATCACTACATCCCGCTCCTCATCCTTGGAGAAGCCAAAGTCAGTGCAAAGTTTATTTTCATGCGCGATGAGGATCAGGGGCTGATTCCGTGCACAAGCGTCATCTCCTCCGGATGCGTCATATCGGCCGAAACCTATCGTAAGCTGGGAGCATTCCGCGAGGACTACTTCATCGACTATGTCGATGCCGATTACTGCTTTCGCGCACGTAGTCAGGGAGTTCCGGTCTTCAGCAACACCTCCCTGACAATGAAGCACGAGCTCGGTGATGCGACCGACCACAAGATCGGGTCCCTGGATCTCGTACAGTGGAACTATAGCCCTCCACGCCTGTACTATGCGGCGCGAAACGGCCTCAATATCGCATGGTGCTATCGCTCGAGTCTTCGGTCAGCATTTCTGATTAATCTCATGACGCTCTCTTTGTTCCTTTCGGTACTTCTGTATGAGAACAACAAGCTCCGTAAGATGGTGGCCCTGATTGCCGGAGTCTTTGACGGTCTATTCGGCCGATTAGGTTCCATGGATACCCGCCAGCCACTCATTACAGCGTTCTGTACGCAGACAAAATCCCGCAAACCAGCACCGTACAAACAGGTGAAGACGACACTTTGA